In Bradyrhizobium sp. 1(2017), one DNA window encodes the following:
- a CDS encoding AraC family transcriptional regulator codes for MPGLSGRFTREEAYLVSLKLRDYTECECWERGRCVIKSDIRAGATYLYDLERDPQYVINKPYHSIFFYLTRSALDDIAGQAIGSRISGLLYQPGVGVDDLVIRHLGSSLMQALHRPEEANQLFVDHTMIAVTAHIAQDYGRRSRRVKLTRGGLAPRQTRLACQKIESDLSGRLSMAQIAAEFDLSVSHFSRAFRVSTGLPPHQWLLRQRVKVAQQLMTIRDLPLAEIAISAGFAHQSHFTRVFSSLVGVSPAAWRREMRRSGKNES; via the coding sequence GTGCCAGGTCTGTCGGGCCGATTTACCCGCGAGGAGGCCTATCTGGTCAGCCTGAAATTGCGCGACTACACCGAGTGCGAGTGCTGGGAGCGAGGTCGCTGTGTCATCAAGTCGGATATTCGTGCTGGTGCGACCTATTTGTATGATTTAGAACGCGATCCGCAGTATGTGATCAACAAACCTTATCATTCCATCTTTTTCTACCTGACGCGCTCAGCACTCGACGACATCGCCGGACAGGCTATCGGATCCCGCATTAGCGGGCTCCTCTACCAGCCTGGCGTCGGTGTTGACGACCTCGTTATTCGGCATCTGGGATCGTCACTGATGCAAGCGTTGCATCGTCCGGAGGAAGCTAATCAACTATTCGTCGATCATACGATGATTGCGGTCACGGCGCATATCGCGCAGGACTATGGCAGGCGTTCGCGCAGGGTTAAACTCACTCGCGGCGGTCTTGCGCCGAGGCAAACTAGGCTTGCCTGCCAAAAAATCGAATCTGATCTTAGCGGAAGGCTCTCGATGGCGCAGATCGCGGCTGAGTTCGATCTTTCAGTGAGCCACTTCTCACGAGCATTTCGAGTTTCCACCGGGCTTCCGCCACATCAATGGTTACTGCGACAGCGCGTGAAAGTGGCACAGCAGCTAATGACCATTCGCGACTTACCGTTAGCCGAGATTGCAATATCTGCCGGGTTTGCCCATCAAAGCCATTTCACGCGTGTGTTTTCCTCGCTGGTTGGCGTCAGTCCAGCGGCATGGCGCCGGGAAATGCGACGGTCTGGGAAGAACGAAAGCTGA
- a CDS encoding helix-turn-helix transcriptional regulator, protein MTVRRGPILREGSQGQPDSSEPDAPAPSFNKRPHADAEMARVLRTKPVSMAKDSSSGAITFWKHDPLHDVVGAMADHVIMAFPGAPSRFERRSGKEHVTGTARSGTVTVIPAGSTSRWDIFQPLTVVQLYLPQTTLLRVAAEAGMAGPDDLVERTANPDLITSRLLLSAVGALDGSAVLDSLFRHQLTDLVATRLLAAYSGSFSRPVPIIGGLSPKILARAIERLRSDVDADLSLSALASDAALSRFHFCRAFKESTGVSPHAWLRQHRLEQAMQMLRETDDSILSIAAALGYASQTAFAAAFKKLTGESPSVWRTRVRK, encoded by the coding sequence ATGACCGTGAGGCGAGGCCCGATCCTGCGCGAAGGCTCTCAGGGGCAGCCGGATAGCTCCGAACCGGACGCTCCTGCCCCCTCGTTCAACAAGCGCCCTCACGCGGATGCAGAGATGGCGCGGGTTCTCAGGACCAAGCCTGTTAGCATGGCAAAGGATTCCTCAAGCGGCGCAATCACGTTTTGGAAGCATGATCCTCTACACGACGTAGTCGGGGCCATGGCCGATCATGTCATCATGGCTTTTCCCGGAGCGCCATCGAGATTCGAGAGACGCTCCGGGAAAGAACATGTGACTGGAACGGCTCGCAGCGGAACAGTTACAGTCATTCCAGCGGGCTCGACCTCGCGATGGGATATTTTTCAGCCGTTGACCGTTGTGCAGCTCTACCTTCCGCAAACTACGCTCTTGCGCGTTGCGGCAGAGGCCGGCATGGCCGGCCCCGACGACCTTGTCGAGCGAACCGCGAATCCGGACCTCATAACCTCAAGATTGCTGCTGAGTGCAGTTGGTGCTCTGGACGGCAGTGCAGTACTGGACTCGCTATTCAGGCATCAGCTCACTGATCTTGTCGCGACACGTCTACTGGCCGCGTACTCGGGCTCCTTTTCAAGGCCAGTGCCGATTATCGGCGGGCTGTCGCCCAAGATTCTGGCCCGCGCAATTGAACGCCTGCGCTCGGATGTAGACGCGGACCTCTCACTTTCCGCGCTCGCATCGGATGCCGCCTTGTCGCGGTTCCACTTCTGCCGTGCCTTTAAGGAGAGCACTGGGGTCTCGCCACATGCATGGTTGCGGCAGCACCGGCTCGAACAAGCGATGCAGATGCTGCGCGAAACTGATGATTCAATCCTCTCCATCGCCGCGGCGCTCGGCTACGC